One genomic window of Wenzhouxiangella sp. XN201 includes the following:
- the gltX gene encoding glutamate--tRNA ligase, with protein MARDTQAIRTRFAPSPTGFLHIGGARTALFCWLAARATGGQFVLRIEDTDRERSTAESVQAILDGMAWLELDADEGPYFQSERMDRYREVVDRLLESGQAYRCYCSKERLETLREKAMNAGEKPRYDGHCRDLAEAPEGVEPVIRFRNPLDGTVAFDDRVRGRIEVSNGELDDLVIMRTDGSPTYNFAVVIDDLDMNINLVIRGDDHINNTPRQINIYRALEAEAPEFAHVPMILGDDGARLSKRHGAVSVMAWREQGYLPEAMINYLARLGWSHGDQEVFSRAELIELFDIADVNHKASRFDTMKLNWLNQHYMREGDRDQVHAELVWHLQRAGLHAESGPPLADLIPVQAERVETLVELVERSRPFFEDFSDYEPGAAKKHLRPVAGEPLEVLRGRLSDLEDWAPENLQGAVQATVDELEIGFGKIGMPLRVALMGHGESPSIDKTLWLMGRERTLARIDRALAYIADRAAAQS; from the coding sequence ATGGCCCGCGACACCCAAGCGATTCGCACCCGATTTGCCCCGTCTCCCACCGGATTCCTGCACATTGGCGGTGCACGCACGGCCCTGTTCTGCTGGCTGGCGGCGCGCGCCACGGGCGGGCAGTTCGTGCTGCGCATCGAGGATACTGATCGTGAGCGCTCCACCGCCGAGTCGGTACAGGCGATTCTCGATGGCATGGCCTGGCTGGAACTGGATGCCGATGAAGGGCCTTACTTCCAGAGCGAACGCATGGACCGCTACCGCGAGGTGGTCGACCGCTTGCTCGAAAGCGGTCAGGCCTATCGCTGCTACTGCTCCAAGGAGCGGCTGGAGACGCTGCGCGAAAAAGCCATGAATGCCGGCGAGAAGCCCCGGTACGACGGCCACTGCCGCGATCTGGCCGAAGCGCCGGAAGGGGTCGAGCCCGTGATTCGGTTCCGCAATCCGCTCGATGGAACGGTGGCCTTCGACGATCGGGTACGTGGCCGCATCGAGGTGTCCAATGGCGAGCTCGATGACCTGGTCATCATGCGCACCGACGGTTCACCGACCTACAATTTCGCCGTGGTCATCGATGACCTGGATATGAACATCAACCTGGTCATTCGCGGCGACGATCACATCAACAACACGCCGCGGCAGATCAACATCTACCGTGCGCTCGAGGCGGAAGCCCCGGAGTTTGCGCACGTGCCGATGATCCTCGGTGATGACGGCGCGCGGCTTTCCAAGCGTCACGGCGCGGTCAGTGTCATGGCCTGGCGTGAGCAGGGCTACCTGCCCGAGGCCATGATCAACTACCTGGCCCGGCTGGGCTGGTCGCACGGCGATCAGGAAGTGTTTTCGCGGGCGGAACTGATCGAGCTGTTCGACATCGCCGATGTCAACCACAAAGCCTCGCGTTTCGACACCATGAAGCTCAACTGGCTCAATCAGCACTACATGCGTGAAGGCGACCGCGATCAGGTGCACGCCGAACTGGTCTGGCATCTTCAACGTGCCGGGCTGCACGCCGAAAGCGGCCCGCCGCTGGCCGACCTGATCCCGGTCCAGGCCGAGCGTGTCGAGACCCTGGTTGAACTGGTCGAACGCAGCCGGCCGTTCTTCGAGGATTTCTCCGACTACGAGCCCGGTGCAGCCAAGAAACATCTTCGGCCGGTGGCCGGCGAGCCCCTCGAGGTGTTGCGGGGCCGGCTTTCCGATCTGGAGGACTGGGCCCCGGAGAATCTACAGGGTGCGGTTCAGGCAACCGTTGACGAGCTCGAGATCGGCTTCGGCAAGATCGGCATGCCGCTCAGGGTCGCGCTGATGGGTCACGGCGAATCGCCGTCGATCGACAAGACCCTGTGGCTGATGGGACGCGAGCGCACCCTGGCGCGCATCGACCGCGCCCTGGCCTACATTGCCGACCGTGCTGCTGCCCAGAGCTGA
- the mltF gene encoding membrane-bound lytic murein transglycosylase MltF translates to MTGTEPQSGGWRAGLALRLRALLRWLVLAAVIAMIAISGDDRLTQVERIEARGSLVMLTVNGASTYYLGPEGETGYEYRLAQRFARYLGVPLQVVTVDSVGNLIPELLAGNGDFVAANLTRTPNRQRELRFGPAYEFVVPTVVYRRGSPRPRSIEDLADGRLGLIDGTVYESLLADSEVRIEPDIRPEASIEDLFEAITNEEIDYTIIDSNILELNRRFFPAIRPAFELGEPQPLAWATRRSNDDSLVQLMREFFLVAGEREVLAELRQQYYGHIDNYEPVGTFTFMRQIRERLPALRAYFEQAAERYDLDWRLLAAVGYQESHWNPAAVSHTGVRGIMMLTRRTAGQLGIENRIDPQQSIMGGARYLKSMIERIPERIENPDRLWLALAAYNIGYGHLEDARVITQRRGGDPDRWVDVRENLPLLTQERWYSQTRFGYARGYEPVQYVENVRTFFEILTWLEGREHPALVSSDSDSPDSEGEDTEPDN, encoded by the coding sequence GTGACCGGCACCGAACCACAATCGGGGGGCTGGCGCGCGGGCCTGGCGCTCCGCCTTCGCGCCCTGCTGCGCTGGCTGGTTCTGGCGGCGGTGATCGCGATGATCGCGATTTCGGGGGATGACCGACTGACCCAGGTCGAGCGCATCGAGGCGCGCGGCAGCCTCGTCATGCTGACGGTCAACGGCGCGTCCACCTACTATCTGGGCCCGGAAGGCGAAACCGGCTACGAGTACAGGCTCGCGCAGCGCTTTGCCCGCTATCTTGGCGTTCCGCTACAGGTCGTGACCGTCGACAGCGTCGGCAACCTGATTCCCGAGCTGCTGGCCGGAAACGGCGATTTCGTAGCCGCCAACCTGACCCGAACACCGAACCGCCAGCGTGAATTGCGCTTCGGCCCGGCCTACGAGTTCGTTGTACCCACCGTGGTCTACCGCCGCGGCTCACCCCGCCCCCGCTCGATCGAGGACCTGGCAGACGGCAGGCTGGGCCTGATCGACGGTACGGTATACGAGTCCCTGCTCGCCGACAGTGAGGTCCGGATCGAGCCGGACATACGCCCGGAAGCCAGCATCGAGGACCTGTTCGAAGCGATCACCAACGAGGAAATCGACTACACCATCATCGATTCGAACATCCTGGAACTGAATCGGCGCTTCTTTCCCGCCATTCGACCGGCCTTCGAGCTGGGCGAACCCCAACCGCTGGCCTGGGCCACGCGCCGCTCCAACGATGACTCGCTAGTTCAGCTCATGCGCGAGTTCTTCCTGGTGGCCGGGGAACGAGAGGTGCTGGCCGAACTACGCCAGCAGTATTACGGCCACATCGACAATTACGAACCCGTCGGTACCTTCACGTTCATGCGCCAGATCCGCGAGCGCCTGCCCGCGCTGCGTGCCTATTTCGAGCAGGCCGCCGAACGCTACGATCTGGACTGGCGCCTGCTCGCCGCGGTCGGCTACCAGGAGTCGCACTGGAACCCGGCGGCGGTATCACACACCGGAGTTCGCGGCATCATGATGCTGACGCGCCGCACCGCCGGCCAGCTCGGGATCGAAAATCGCATCGACCCGCAGCAGAGCATCATGGGCGGTGCCCGTTACCTCAAGTCCATGATCGAGCGTATCCCCGAACGGATCGAAAACCCGGATCGTCTGTGGCTCGCCCTGGCGGCCTACAACATCGGTTACGGACACCTGGAGGATGCCCGCGTCATCACCCAGCGCCGCGGCGGCGACCCGGACCGCTGGGTGGACGTGCGCGAGAACCTGCCGCTGCTCACCCAGGAGCGTTGGTACAGCCAGACACGCTTCGGCTACGCCCGAGGTTACGAGCCGGTGCAGTACGTGGAGAATGTGCGTACCTTCTTCGAGATTCTGACCTGGCTCGAGGGCCGTGAGCACCCCGCACTGGTCTCGAGTGATTCGGATTCACCGGACAGTGAAGGCGAGGACACCGAGCCGGATAATTAA
- the dnaQ gene encoding DNA polymerase III subunit epsilon yields MRQIVLDTETTGLEPEEGHRIIEIGCLEMIERRQTGRSFHVYVNPERDVEDGALAVHGITNEFLTDKPRFSDLADDFLDFIRDAELIIHNAPFDVGFLNAELARLEQSTCVEDHATILDTLMLARELHPGQRVSLDALCKRYEVDNSGRDLHGALLDAELLAEVYLAMTGGQVDLALDLSSGEERDSAAGEVVSNLDLGKLVAREPDAGELNAHRQRLAAIRESSGKCLWLDLEEQ; encoded by the coding sequence ATGAGACAGATTGTTCTTGATACGGAAACCACCGGCCTGGAACCCGAGGAAGGGCACCGCATCATCGAGATCGGCTGTCTCGAGATGATCGAGCGACGCCAGACCGGGCGCAGCTTCCATGTTTACGTCAATCCCGAGCGTGACGTCGAAGACGGCGCGCTGGCCGTTCACGGCATCACCAATGAATTTCTGACCGACAAGCCGCGCTTTTCCGATCTGGCCGATGATTTCCTCGACTTTATCCGTGATGCCGAGCTGATCATTCACAACGCGCCCTTCGACGTCGGGTTCCTGAATGCCGAACTGGCGCGACTCGAGCAGTCGACCTGCGTCGAGGATCACGCCACCATTCTCGATACCCTGATGCTGGCGCGCGAGCTTCACCCGGGCCAGCGCGTGAGCCTGGATGCGCTGTGCAAACGCTACGAGGTGGATAATTCCGGTCGAGACCTGCACGGCGCCCTGCTCGATGCCGAGCTGCTGGCGGAGGTCTACCTGGCCATGACCGGCGGTCAGGTCGACCTGGCGCTGGACCTGTCGAGTGGCGAGGAGCGCGACTCAGCTGCCGGCGAGGTGGTCAGTAACCTCGATCTGGGCAAGTTGGTGGCTCGTGAGCCGGATGCCGGGGAGCTGAATGCCCATCGTCAGCGCCTGGCGGCCATTCGCGAGAGCTCGGGGAAGTGCCTGTGGCTGGATCTGGAGGAGCAGTAG
- the rnhA gene encoding ribonuclease HI, whose product MSKPVHIWTDGACLGNPGPGGWGALLRWNGHERELSGGEPETTNNRMELMAAIQALESLRRSCRVVLTTDSQYVRKGITEWMVNWKRNGWKAASKKPVKNAELWQRLDKARERHEVQWDWVKGHSGHPENERADELASLAAKGQQ is encoded by the coding sequence ATGAGCAAGCCCGTGCATATCTGGACTGATGGCGCTTGCCTGGGCAACCCCGGCCCCGGTGGCTGGGGCGCGCTGTTGCGCTGGAATGGCCACGAACGCGAGCTCTCCGGCGGCGAACCGGAAACAACCAACAATCGCATGGAATTGATGGCCGCCATTCAGGCCCTGGAATCGCTCAGACGCTCCTGTCGCGTGGTCCTGACCACCGATTCACAGTATGTGCGCAAGGGCATCACCGAGTGGATGGTCAACTGGAAGCGGAATGGCTGGAAAGCGGCGTCGAAAAAGCCGGTCAAGAACGCCGAACTGTGGCAGCGCCTCGACAAGGCACGCGAACGCCACGAGGTCCAGTGGGACTGGGTCAAGGGCCACAGCGGCCACCCGGAAAACGAACGCGCCGACGAACTGGCAAGTTTGGCGGCCAAGGGACAACAGTAA
- a CDS encoding class I SAM-dependent methyltransferase gives MSEKHSNARRMPAGFSGLQTLEARLVEAGFAHPRPRWILEVAPTASASPQTDLNKSRVLVDADSCCWPFRAELECWPLDDDSVPGVLMRHVWQPAVRGNLLAEATRVLKPGGVLVSVSANPWHRMAWQELGRSAMRLPSWPQFQLMHARCNLQLSISANVQLRGLVPGLFPVLAVVARKPAEPARIEPVRFRQPQVAAGSAVPSQCRAA, from the coding sequence GTGTCCGAGAAGCATTCTAACGCGCGTCGCATGCCGGCCGGGTTTTCCGGCTTGCAGACTCTGGAAGCCCGGCTGGTGGAAGCCGGCTTTGCCCATCCGCGTCCGCGCTGGATTCTTGAGGTCGCACCCACGGCCAGCGCCTCGCCGCAGACCGACCTGAACAAGAGCCGGGTGCTGGTCGATGCCGATTCTTGCTGCTGGCCGTTCCGGGCCGAACTGGAATGCTGGCCGCTGGACGATGACAGCGTGCCGGGTGTGCTGATGCGCCACGTCTGGCAACCGGCCGTCCGCGGCAACCTGCTGGCCGAGGCGACGCGCGTGCTCAAGCCCGGGGGTGTGCTGGTTTCGGTGTCGGCCAACCCCTGGCATCGTATGGCCTGGCAGGAACTGGGGCGATCGGCCATGCGCTTGCCGAGCTGGCCGCAGTTCCAGCTGATGCACGCGCGCTGCAACCTGCAATTGTCGATCTCGGCCAATGTCCAGTTACGCGGATTAGTGCCGGGGCTCTTTCCGGTGCTGGCGGTCGTGGCACGCAAGCCGGCCGAGCCGGCCCGCATCGAACCGGTGCGATTTCGTCAGCCGCAGGTTGCCGCCGGCTCAGCCGTACCCAGCCAGTGCCGCGCGGCATGA
- the gloB gene encoding hydroxyacylglutathione hydrolase → MPLSIDAIPTLETNYVWALHDGRHALLVDPGEAGPPLAWLAENELQLAALLITHHHWDHTDGIDDIIARHPVPVYGPDDLRIPQVDHPLREGDHVEIDSPRSRFEILSVPGHTSIHLAYFGHRLVLCGDTLFSAGCGRLFEGTPEQMLASLDKLADLPGDTRVFCAHEYTVANCRFALAVEPDNQDLKERLHEVETLRENGKITLPSNIGAERRFNPFLRAREPGVIKAVQEHDPGCGTEPVEIFAALRRWKDNF, encoded by the coding sequence ATGCCGCTGTCGATCGACGCCATCCCAACCCTCGAGACCAACTACGTCTGGGCCCTGCACGACGGTCGCCACGCCCTGTTGGTCGATCCCGGTGAAGCCGGGCCGCCGCTGGCCTGGCTGGCCGAAAACGAGCTGCAGCTTGCCGCGCTGCTGATCACGCATCACCACTGGGACCACACCGACGGCATCGACGACATCATCGCCCGGCACCCGGTGCCGGTCTACGGACCCGACGACCTGCGCATCCCGCAGGTCGACCACCCCTTGCGGGAAGGCGATCACGTTGAAATCGATTCTCCCCGTTCCCGCTTCGAAATCCTCAGCGTACCCGGCCACACCAGCATACACCTGGCCTACTTCGGCCATCGCCTGGTGCTGTGCGGCGACACCCTTTTCTCGGCCGGCTGCGGACGCCTGTTCGAGGGCACACCGGAACAGATGCTGGCCTCGCTCGACAAACTGGCCGACCTGCCGGGCGACACGCGGGTGTTCTGTGCCCACGAGTACACCGTGGCCAACTGCCGCTTCGCCCTGGCGGTCGAACCCGACAACCAGGATCTGAAAGAACGCTTGCACGAAGTCGAGACCCTGCGCGAGAACGGCAAAATCACCCTGCCTTCCAATATCGGTGCCGAACGCCGTTTCAATCCGTTCTTGCGCGCACGCGAACCGGGCGTGATCAAGGCCGTGCAAGAGCACGATCCGGGCTGCGGCACGGAACCGGTCGAGATCTTTGCCGCCCTGCGCCGCTGGAAAGATAATTTCTAG
- a CDS encoding cupin-like domain-containing protein yields MVALSPVEQVDEVDATTFQAEYKRPARPVIIKRLTESWPARRKWTVAHLKERAGHVVVPLYDSQPSRDHKHQHAPAARMPLGEYMDRLEQGENDLRLFFFNFFNTIPDLTRDFDYPDVGLKFFRKLPVLFMGGKGSRVQLHFDIDLADIMLCHFGGPKRVLLFAPDQTPWLYRVPFSFSALFDARVDQPDYDKYPALRKVHGQVAELEHGDVLYIPPGYWHFVKYHDIGFSMSLRAFPRTPGNMARMLYNLLILRSIDGLMRKTIGQPWNDRNERRARSKTHKRLQSASGQAG; encoded by the coding sequence ATGGTTGCCCTCTCCCCGGTTGAACAAGTCGATGAAGTCGATGCCACGACTTTCCAGGCCGAATACAAGCGGCCGGCCCGTCCGGTCATCATCAAACGCCTGACCGAGTCCTGGCCGGCGCGCCGGAAGTGGACGGTGGCACACCTGAAGGAACGCGCCGGCCACGTGGTCGTGCCGCTTTACGACAGCCAGCCCTCGCGTGATCACAAGCACCAGCACGCACCGGCCGCGCGCATGCCGCTGGGCGAGTACATGGATCGGCTGGAACAGGGCGAGAACGACCTGCGCTTGTTCTTCTTCAACTTCTTCAACACCATCCCGGACCTCACCCGGGATTTCGACTATCCGGACGTCGGACTGAAGTTTTTCAGAAAGCTTCCCGTGCTGTTCATGGGCGGCAAGGGCTCGCGCGTACAGCTCCACTTCGACATCGACCTGGCCGACATCATGCTCTGTCACTTCGGCGGCCCCAAACGGGTGTTGCTGTTCGCACCCGACCAGACGCCCTGGCTCTACCGCGTGCCGTTTTCCTTCAGCGCCCTGTTCGACGCCCGCGTCGATCAACCCGACTACGACAAGTATCCCGCGCTCAGAAAAGTCCATGGCCAGGTCGCCGAGCTGGAGCACGGCGACGTACTCTACATCCCGCCCGGTTACTGGCATTTCGTCAAGTACCACGACATCGGTTTTTCGATGTCGCTACGCGCCTTCCCGCGCACGCCGGGCAACATGGCACGCATGCTCTATAACCTGCTGATATTGCGCAGCATCGACGGGTTGATGCGCAAGACCATCGGCCAGCCCTGGAACGACCGCAACGAGCGCCGTGCCCGCAGCAAGACCCATAAACGCCTCCAGTCAGCGTCTGGACAGGCGGGTTAG
- a CDS encoding ABC transporter substrate-binding protein, translated as MPDRIVLVCAAALLIGACTQPEEPIRIGVLLWPPYELAHLAEAEGLMPPGRIRLIDYQTPAEVVRAYRNGLIDGLFLTTQYALSDYPDRPGTRIIYAINESKGGDSLLTRPGLDSFEDLKGKTVALEAGPLGAYILQRVLDLSKLERGDLKLRFIDTPGHVDAYTSGEVDAVITYEPFRSHVLEAGATELFSSRDIPGEIIDVLYVSGQLLENRSEDLVQFIRALDEARRLLETRPEQALPVMAQRHQMAPEAFAGALAGASLFNLEENMKLLGGERPVLAEKTRSQFEVFRRAGMQQSESMDFAEPDARIVRKVMP; from the coding sequence ATGCCTGACCGAATCGTCCTCGTCTGTGCGGCCGCCCTGCTGATCGGTGCCTGTACGCAGCCGGAAGAGCCGATCCGGATCGGTGTGTTGCTGTGGCCGCCCTATGAACTCGCGCATCTGGCCGAAGCAGAAGGCTTGATGCCACCGGGGCGAATTCGCCTGATCGACTACCAGACCCCCGCCGAAGTCGTTCGCGCCTACCGAAACGGCCTGATCGACGGCCTGTTCCTGACGACGCAGTATGCCCTGAGTGACTATCCGGATCGCCCGGGGACCCGCATCATCTACGCCATCAACGAGTCCAAAGGCGGAGACAGCCTGCTGACACGGCCGGGCCTGGACTCGTTCGAGGACTTGAAAGGAAAGACGGTTGCCCTGGAGGCCGGCCCACTCGGTGCCTACATACTCCAGCGCGTACTGGATCTCAGCAAGCTCGAGCGCGGCGATCTCAAGCTTCGCTTCATTGACACCCCCGGACACGTCGACGCCTATACCAGCGGTGAGGTCGACGCCGTCATTACCTACGAGCCGTTTCGCTCGCATGTGCTGGAAGCTGGTGCAACCGAACTGTTCAGCAGCCGTGACATCCCCGGCGAGATCATCGATGTCCTTTATGTCTCCGGCCAGTTGCTCGAGAACCGCTCCGAAGACCTGGTGCAGTTTATTCGCGCTCTCGATGAAGCTCGCCGCCTGCTTGAAACTCGGCCCGAACAGGCGCTTCCCGTCATGGCCCAGAGGCACCAAATGGCACCGGAAGCCTTTGCGGGGGCATTGGCCGGTGCTTCCCTGTTCAACCTTGAAGAGAACATGAAGCTGTTGGGCGGAGAGCGGCCTGTGCTGGCCGAGAAGACACGCAGCCAGTTCGAAGTCTTCCGGCGTGCCGGCATGCAGCAGTCCGAAAGCATGGACTTCGCCGAGCCGGATGCACGCATCGTGCGCAAGGTGATGCCGTGA
- a CDS encoding EAL domain-containing protein encodes MIRRRLSLRYLIPLFILALGLVALGTTYVLNIRHAVQQLERNAEDTMRTLATVTAGTLEAAYRGDDTDQARAAIERLAGHRRIHHALMVNPDGMVEHATRVRWLNAPVSELEHGVPATLVAHLTTSRSARIEFGPQRSVLHGAFPIRIRGMAETFVPETRAWLMMAFDLTEAKTALRRDTLARLAIWALLLLLGCAVLYLFLRRTVLTRIVKLRAATRAVATGDFSSQPSIRGTDEIADLAEDFRTMTRNLRSYQDRFQALNFRDAQTGLYNRHGLERHLSQALADAHDSNRPWLLCNFDIEGIKVINSTRGHAAGDALLAQVAEHLEKMSLDKGIPARIVGDEFALLTPVQGRKTEELVHDIHASLESLRFQWEESSQPVRINLGAVVIDQSIDEVETATSLANAARLAAKDASYERVRIGRKDDPDLDLSTAPMRWVGSITAALESDRFELFAQEIQPSRLGSEPGLFFEVLVRLRQPDGELISPGMFLPAAEKYRLAGRIDLWVIKHLFEFFNAEPEHLKRISLCSINLSGLSLGSEQIIDLVSDELKRGALRADQLCFEITETAAITNLSAATAFIARLRGLGCRFALDDFGSGVSSFGYLKSLEVDFLKMDGMFVRGIGDDRTDRAIVKSINEIGHQTGKQTIAEFVETSEVADILRKIGVDYLQGYGIGRPMTLEKMLRRSTRRGRSALG; translated from the coding sequence GTGATTCGACGACGACTTTCGCTGCGATACCTGATTCCGCTCTTTATCCTGGCGCTCGGATTGGTGGCACTGGGCACGACCTACGTGCTGAATATCCGACACGCGGTACAACAGCTTGAGCGCAATGCCGAAGACACCATGCGCACCCTGGCGACCGTCACGGCCGGCACACTCGAGGCCGCCTATCGCGGCGATGACACTGATCAGGCTCGTGCCGCCATCGAGCGCCTGGCCGGCCACCGAAGGATCCACCATGCGCTGATGGTCAATCCGGATGGCATGGTTGAACATGCCACCCGTGTGCGATGGCTGAACGCACCAGTCTCCGAGCTTGAACACGGTGTTCCGGCCACCCTGGTGGCCCACCTCACGACGTCCCGCTCGGCCCGGATCGAGTTCGGTCCGCAGCGCTCGGTCCTGCATGGCGCCTTTCCGATCAGGATTCGGGGAATGGCCGAAACCTTCGTGCCCGAAACCCGGGCCTGGCTGATGATGGCTTTCGACCTCACCGAAGCGAAAACCGCGTTGCGGCGGGATACGCTAGCCCGTCTTGCGATCTGGGCACTGCTGCTCCTGCTGGGTTGCGCCGTCCTTTATCTGTTCCTGCGCCGCACCGTCCTGACCCGAATCGTGAAACTGCGGGCCGCTACCCGCGCGGTAGCCACCGGCGATTTCAGCTCCCAACCGAGCATCCGGGGCACTGACGAAATTGCCGATCTGGCCGAGGATTTCCGGACCATGACGCGCAATCTGCGGAGCTACCAGGATCGCTTCCAGGCACTCAACTTCCGGGACGCCCAGACCGGGCTGTACAACCGCCACGGGCTTGAACGGCACCTGTCGCAGGCCCTGGCGGACGCGCATGATTCGAACCGACCCTGGTTACTCTGCAATTTCGACATCGAGGGCATCAAGGTCATCAATAGCACGCGCGGCCATGCTGCCGGCGACGCGCTGTTGGCACAGGTCGCCGAGCACCTGGAGAAAATGTCATTAGATAAAGGGATTCCGGCCCGCATCGTCGGCGACGAATTTGCCTTGTTAACTCCCGTGCAGGGACGTAAGACCGAGGAACTTGTGCACGACATTCACGCCTCCCTGGAGTCGTTGCGATTCCAGTGGGAGGAGTCCTCACAGCCAGTGCGCATCAATCTCGGCGCAGTGGTTATCGATCAATCCATCGACGAAGTCGAAACTGCAACCAGTCTTGCCAACGCGGCGCGCCTGGCGGCGAAGGATGCAAGCTACGAGCGGGTGCGCATCGGGCGCAAGGATGATCCGGACCTCGACCTCTCGACTGCGCCCATGCGCTGGGTCGGTTCAATTACTGCAGCGCTCGAATCCGATCGATTCGAATTGTTCGCACAGGAGATTCAGCCCAGCCGCCTGGGGTCCGAGCCGGGGCTCTTCTTCGAAGTGCTGGTGCGATTGCGTCAACCGGATGGTGAATTGATATCACCTGGCATGTTCCTCCCGGCCGCCGAAAAGTACCGACTGGCCGGTCGCATCGACCTTTGGGTCATCAAGCATTTGTTTGAGTTCTTCAATGCCGAGCCCGAACATCTCAAGAGGATATCTCTGTGTTCAATCAACCTGTCGGGGCTCAGCCTCGGCAGCGAACAGATCATCGACCTGGTCTCGGACGAGCTAAAAAGGGGCGCCCTGCGGGCCGACCAGCTCTGTTTCGAGATCACCGAAACCGCTGCCATCACCAACCTGTCCGCCGCTACCGCCTTCATTGCGAGGTTGCGCGGACTCGGATGCCGTTTTGCACTCGACGATTTCGGCAGCGGCGTGTCCTCCTTCGGCTACCTCAAGAGCCTGGAGGTCGACTTTCTCAAAATGGACGGCATGTTCGTCCGTGGCATCGGCGATGACCGCACGGACCGGGCGATCGTCAAGTCAATCAATGAAATCGGTCACCAGACAGGCAAGCAGACGATCGCCGAGTTCGTCGAAACCAGTGAAGTGGCCGACATCCTGCGCAAGATCGGCGTGGACTACCTGCAGGGCTACGGCATCGGGCGGCCCATGACGCTCGAGAAAATGCTCCGCCGTTCGACCCGGCGTGGGCGCAGCGCCCTCGGATGA
- a CDS encoding metalloregulator ArsR/SmtB family transcription factor: MGRHCSLLGDATRLRLLALLETEELTVAELAQVTRLAQPRVSTHLARLREAGLVVDRRDGVSVYYRLGNPEENPELHQLWALFRDDLDDAIVAADAERLPGIMAQRATGRNWPDTVAGDMERHYSPGRTWEATARALVQLLSLGRVLDIASGDGVMGELLARQARSIDCIDVSEKVVAAGRERVKPFDNVAFHLGDMHALPFEDNRFDSVLMMHALTYSERPQQALAEAARTLKSGGRLVGATLRKHRHSAHVKNFGHANNGFTPKQLTALLDKAGLQTELCDVTSIERRTPNFEIITFLAEKS; the protein is encoded by the coding sequence GTGGGCCGGCACTGCAGCCTGCTGGGAGATGCCACCCGGCTGAGGCTGCTGGCGCTGCTCGAAACCGAGGAGTTGACGGTGGCCGAACTGGCGCAGGTCACACGCCTGGCACAACCGCGCGTGTCCACGCATTTGGCACGACTGCGTGAAGCCGGGCTGGTGGTCGATCGACGCGACGGCGTATCCGTGTATTACCGTCTGGGCAACCCCGAGGAAAATCCCGAACTGCACCAACTCTGGGCCCTGTTCCGCGACGACCTCGACGATGCGATCGTCGCTGCCGATGCGGAGCGCCTGCCCGGAATCATGGCCCAGCGTGCCACCGGCCGCAACTGGCCGGACACGGTCGCCGGCGACATGGAGCGCCACTATTCACCGGGCCGGACCTGGGAAGCGACCGCGCGCGCCCTGGTGCAGCTGCTCTCGCTCGGGCGCGTACTCGACATCGCTTCGGGCGACGGCGTGATGGGTGAACTGCTGGCCCGGCAGGCCCGGTCGATCGATTGCATCGACGTATCCGAAAAAGTCGTCGCCGCCGGTCGCGAGCGCGTCAAGCCCTTCGACAATGTAGCGTTTCATCTCGGCGACATGCACGCCCTGCCCTTCGAAGACAATCGCTTCGACAGCGTGCTGATGATGCATGCGCTGACCTACAGCGAGCGGCCGCAACAGGCCCTGGCCGAAGCGGCGCGAACACTGAAGTCCGGCGGCCGCCTGGTGGGTGCGACACTCAGGAAGCACCGCCACAGCGCCCATGTGAAGAACTTCGGCCATGCCAACAACGGTTTCACCCCGAAACAATTGACTGCTCTGCTGGACAAGGCCGGGCTGCAGACCGAACTGTGCGACGTAACTTCGATCGAGCGCCGAACCCCGAATTTCGAAATCATCACTTTTCTCGCGGAGAAATCATGA